The segment TATGCTGTTCATGGCCCTCATCGTCTCCCCCTTCATCATGTTTATCTATTTGGGCTGCAACCCCTATCCGCTGGTGTTCCGCTGCCTGCGTGAGTCCGGCCTGACCGCCTTCTTCACCCGCAGCTCCGCCGCCAACATCCCCGTGAACATGGCCCTGTGCGAAAAGCTGGGTCTGGACAAGGATATGTACTCCGTCTCCATCCCGCTGGGTGCTACCATCAACATGGACGGTGCCGCCATCACCATCACCATCATGACGCTGGCCGCTGCCAACACCTTGGGCATTCAGGTGTCTCTGCCTGCAGCCATCGTGCTGAGCGCCATGAGCGCTCTGGGTGCCTGCGGTGCTTCCGGCGTGGCCGGCGGTTCTCTGCTGCTGATCCCCATGGCCTGCTCCCTGTTCGGCATTTCCAACGATGTCGCCATGCAGATGGTAGGCGTCGGCTTCATCATCGGCGTGGTGCAGGACTCTGTGGAGACTGCCCTGAATTCTGCCGGTGACGTGGAGTTCGCTGCTACGGCAGAATACCATCAGTGGCGCAAGCAGGGCAAGCCCCTGCCGGAGTTCCTGACCGGTAAGAAGAACTGAAAAATTTAAAAATATAGAAAAGGGCTGTTGCCAAACTCCTTCCGACATCGCTTACGCGATGCCACCTCCCTCAATGAGGGAGGCTTCACAGCTTACCGTCATGTCAGGCTCCCTCCGTGAGGGAGCTGGCGCGGCGAAGCCGTGACTGAGGGAGTTCTTGGCAACAGCCCTTTTTGACCCTCTCAGTCAACGCCGTTGGCGTTGCCAGCTCCCCCGAAAGGGGGAGCTTTTTCGTGTTTTCCGTAAGAAGCAAAAAACCTCTCCCTTTCGGGAGAGGTGGCACAGCGTCAGCTGTGACGGAGAGGGTTCAGTCTATAAACTTTGCTTTTTGCAGTGCCACAAGGATCAGCGGGATGAGCACCAGCTGTGCCACAATGCCCGGCACGGCGGTGAGCAGCGCGCCGGACAAAAACGCGCTGAACAGGAAGGACGAGCCGGTCAGGCCCGCCAGCACAAAGCGGACGGCACCCCACACCAGACGTCCCGCCACCATGGCGGTGACGAGAGAAGCGTACATCATGGGAACGGTGTGCTTCACCTTGCGCCAGAGCACGCCGGACACAAGGCCGTAAGCGGCCAGCTCAAAGGCCATGGAGATGGCGATGGGGAACATGGGCGGCATGCCGAACAGCACCGACCGCACCAGCGGAGCAATAAAGCCCACGGCAAGGCCCCATGGACCGCCCAGCACAAAGCCGCACAGCAGAATGGGAAAGTGCATCGGGCACAGCATGTTGCCCACCTGCGGCACATGGCCGGTGATCATGGGCAGCACAAAGGCCAGTGCAAGGAACAGTGCAGCCAGCACAAGGCTGCGGGTGGTGGAACGGGGGTTGGTTTTCATAAAAAAGCTTCCTCCTTTTGCCAGATAAAAAAGGGGCCTGCCCGGCTTGCAAGCCAAAGGCAGACCCCTTCGTGGCGTCTGTAAAAAAATAAGATGGCAAGGCCTGGACCGGCCCGCCGCGCCGCGCACATGCACAACGCGCAGATGGAGCAGATGCTCCGCACAAATGGAAAAAACAGGCTTCTGCCTGCGCATCCGGCTTCCTGCCGGAATCTGTGAAAAATATAGCAGATGCCTCTGGCTTTGTCAAGATACGGCAAAAAGCCTGCAATTTAACCAAAAAGCGGCAAATTTCCATGAATATTTCCCCGCGTATGTACATTTTGCATGAAGAAGCTTGACCTTTTTGCATAGAATAGCTAATATAAAATTGAAAAAGAGCGCGCTGCGGGCAGCAGGACTGCACCGGCGCTGACGAAAGGCTTTTTTGAACATGTGCAAATCTGAGGTTCATACGGGAGGACCATCATGACAAATGCAGAAAAACTTACTCTGGCCAAGCACGCCTGCCACATCCGCATGGGCGTGATCGAGGGCACGCACAGCGCAAAGTGCGGCCATCCGGGCGGCAGTCTGGATATCGCCGAGCTGCTGAGCTACCTCTATTTCGTGGAAATGAACGTTGACCCGAAGGACCCCAAGATGGCCGACCGCGACCGTCTGGTGCTGTCCAAGGGCCATGCTGCACCGGCACTGTATGCAGCGCTGGCAGAGCGCGGCTATTTCCCGGTGGAAGACCTCAAGACCCTGCGTAAGATCGGCAGCTATCTGCAGGGCCACCCCAACATGAACGAGACCCCGGGCGTGGATATGTCCACCGGCAGTCTGGGTCAGGGCATCTCTGCCGCCTGCGGCATGGCACTGGGCGCCAAGCACGCCGGCAAGCCCATCAACGTCTACACCATCGTGGGCGACGGCGAGGTGGAAGAGGGCGAGTGCTGGGAAGCCTTTATGTTTGCCGCACACTACGGCCTTTCCAACCTGTGCGTTGTGCTGGACCGCAACCATCTGCAGATCGACGGCACCACCGAGACCGTGATGAACAGCGCCCCGCTGGAAGAGAAGCTGAAGGCCTTCAACTTCAATGTCGTCACTATCGACGGCCACGACTACGACCAGATCGAAGCCGCCATGCAGGCGTTCCATGCAGAGACTGCAAAGCCCACCTGCATCATCATGGACACCATAAAGGGCAAGGGCGTTTCCTATATGACCAACTCTGTGGACTGGCACGGCAAGGGCCCCAACGATGACGAGTACAAGATCGCAATTGAGGAACTGAACGCCGCATACGCCGCGCTGGAGCAGGAGGAAAACTAAGATGGCAGATGTGAAGAAGATCGCTACCCGTGAAAGCTACGGCAACACCCTGAAGGAGCTGGCCGCAGAGGGCCACGAGGATCTGGTGGTGCTGGACGCAGACCTTGCCGCTGCCACCAAGACCGGCATGTTCCGCAAGGCTTACCCGGACCGTCACTTTAACTGCGGCATTGCCGAGGGCAACATGATGGGCGTGGCTGCAGGCCTGTCCACCATGGGCTATGTGCCCTTTGTTTCCAGCTTTGCTATGTTCGCCGCCGGCCGCGCCTTCGAGCAGGTGCGCAACTCCATCGGCTACCCCCACCTGAACGTGAAGATCGGTGCCACCCACGGCGGTATCTCGGTGGGCGAGGACGGCGCTTCCCATCAGTGCTGCGAGGACTTTGCCCTCATGCGCAGCATCCCCGGCATGACCGTGATCTGCCCGGCGGATGATGTGGAGGCCCGCGCCGCTGTGCGTGCCGCCTACGAAATGGAAGGCCCCGTCTATCTGCGCTTTGGTCGTCTGGCCGTTCCGGTGTTCCACGACGCCGAAAACTATCACTTTGAGATCGGCAAGGGCGAGCAGATCACCGAGGGCAGCGACATTGCCATCATCGCCACCGGCCTGATGGTCAACGAAGCCCGCATGGCTGCGGAGCAGCTGGCTGCTGAGGGCATCCACGCCCGGGTCATCAACATCCACACCATCAAGCCTCTGGATGAGGAGATCGTCCTCAAGGCGGCAAAGGAGTGCGGCAAGATCATCACCGCCGAGGAGCACAACGTCATCGGCGGTCTGGGCGAGGCCGTCTGCGCCGTGCTGAGCGAAAAGCTGCCCACTCCGGTGCGCCGCGTGGGCGTGCAGGACGTGTTCGGCTGCTCCGGCCCGGCATGGGATCTGCTGAAGTTCTACGGTCTGGATGCTGCCACCATCTGCAAGACTGCCCACGAAATGCTGGGCAAATAAAACTGTCCGGAATATTATAAGAGCTGAAGGGCTGCTGCACGTTCGTTCAAAACGAGGTGCAGCAGCCCCTTTTTGCGTTCATTCTTCGCCCAGCAGCTTTGCACGGCTGGCGTATACAGCGGTAAATACCTCCCGCAGCCGTTGGATCTCGGGGCGCGGGTCGTCCCGCAGGGTCAGCAGACAGGTGTCCGGCAACGGCAGCTGCAGCGGCAGGTACCATGCCGCCGGAAAGGCTGGGTATTTCATCGGGCACAAAAACATGCCGCGCCCGGCAAGCAGATCGTTGTAAACACACTCGTAGTTTTCCACCATGTGCCAGCTTGGTGCGGAAAACGGCAGGCCGGGCTGAACAACGGCAAGATCCACCATTTCCTGATACAGCGGCTCATAAAACAGCTGCTGCCCGGCAAGATCGGCCAGCGTCAGAGCGCTGCGCCCTGTGAGCGGGTGCTCCGGCGATACGATCAGGTAAAAGGTGTTGTGCAGGATGGGGATGCGCTCGATCTCCGGCTGCAGCGGCCCAAAGGGCAGATAGAGGGCTGCGTCTGCCTCGCTGCAAAGCATTTCGTGGGGGTTGCGTGACACGGGCCGAGTGTCCACCGCAAACTCATACCCCGGCAGCGCGGCGTGCAGCCGTGCCATCAGGATGGGATAAATGGGGTCCCGCTGCAGCAGCACCGGCGGCAGGCGCAGGGTCAGCGTGCGCC is part of the Faecalibacterium sp. HTF-F genome and harbors:
- a CDS encoding transketolase family protein encodes the protein MADVKKIATRESYGNTLKELAAEGHEDLVVLDADLAAATKTGMFRKAYPDRHFNCGIAEGNMMGVAAGLSTMGYVPFVSSFAMFAAGRAFEQVRNSIGYPHLNVKIGATHGGISVGEDGASHQCCEDFALMRSIPGMTVICPADDVEARAAVRAAYEMEGPVYLRFGRLAVPVFHDAENYHFEIGKGEQITEGSDIAIIATGLMVNEARMAAEQLAAEGIHARVINIHTIKPLDEEIVLKAAKECGKIITAEEHNVIGGLGEAVCAVLSEKLPTPVRRVGVQDVFGCSGPAWDLLKFYGLDAATICKTAHEMLGK
- a CDS encoding transketolase, with the translated sequence MTNAEKLTLAKHACHIRMGVIEGTHSAKCGHPGGSLDIAELLSYLYFVEMNVDPKDPKMADRDRLVLSKGHAAPALYAALAERGYFPVEDLKTLRKIGSYLQGHPNMNETPGVDMSTGSLGQGISAACGMALGAKHAGKPINVYTIVGDGEVEEGECWEAFMFAAHYGLSNLCVVLDRNHLQIDGTTETVMNSAPLEEKLKAFNFNVVTIDGHDYDQIEAAMQAFHAETAKPTCIIMDTIKGKGVSYMTNSVDWHGKGPNDDEYKIAIEELNAAYAALEQEEN
- a CDS encoding LysR family transcriptional regulator, which codes for MNDHQLLCFLTVSRTLNFTIAARELYCTQPALSYQIRSLEKELDLALFERSTTRVALTEAGRAFVPQAEGIYRSILNARTALKGFARRRTLTLRLPPVLLQRDPIYPILMARLHAALPGYEFAVDTRPVSRNPHEMLCSEADAALYLPFGPLQPEIERIPILHNTFYLIVSPEHPLTGRSALTLADLAGQQLFYEPLYQEMVDLAVVQPGLPFSAPSWHMVENYECVYNDLLAGRGMFLCPMKYPAFPAAWYLPLQLPLPDTCLLTLRDDPRPEIQRLREVFTAVYASRAKLLGEE
- a CDS encoding ECF transporter S component is translated as MKTNPRSTTRSLVLAALFLALAFVLPMITGHVPQVGNMLCPMHFPILLCGFVLGGPWGLAVGFIAPLVRSVLFGMPPMFPIAISMAFELAAYGLVSGVLWRKVKHTVPMMYASLVTAMVAGRLVWGAVRFVLAGLTGSSFLFSAFLSGALLTAVPGIVAQLVLIPLILVALQKAKFID